A part of Halobaculum sp. MBLA0143 genomic DNA contains:
- a CDS encoding elongation factor EF-2 — MGRRKKIVQECETLMDKPDQIRNIAIAAHVDHGKTTLTDNLLAGAGMIADEGEATKLMMDTEEDEQERGITIDAANVSMTHEYEETNHLVNLIDTPGHVDFGGDVTRAMRAVDGALVVVDAVEGAMPQTETVLRQSLREGVKPALFINKVDRLINELQEGPQEMQQRLQEVISDVNELIRGMTEEEDYDWTVSVEEGTVAFGSALYKWGVSLPSMERTGISFGEVMEMERDDDRQGLHERTPLSDVVLDMVVEHFPDPLDAQPRRIPRIWRGDDTLDVSESMQQVDRDGDTVLMVTDIEMDPHAGEVAIGRVFSGTVKKGDELYVSGTAGKSRLQSVGIYMGGEREELDRGVPAGNIAAVTGLADAIAGSTVSDTEMTPFESIEHISEPVITKSVEATNMDDLPKLIETLQQVAKEDPTIRVEINEDTGEHLISGQGELHLEVITQRIRDNQGIPVHTGEPIVVFRESPQGESDEVEGISPNRHNRFYISVEPLGQDVVETIQLGEATMDMPELERREALQEAGMDKETSQNVEHIHGTNVFIDDTKGIQHLNETMELVVEGLEEALNDGPLANEPVQGSLVRLHDARLHEDTIHRGPAQVIPATREAVHRALIDAEIMMLEPIQDVRIDVPNAYMGDASGEIQGRRGRVDDMYQEGDLMVIEGIAPVEEMIGFSSDIRSATEGRASWNTENAGFRVMSDTLQRDQIMDIRERKGMKQELPESIDYF; from the coding sequence ATGGGCCGACGAAAGAAGATCGTACAGGAGTGCGAGACGCTGATGGACAAGCCGGACCAGATCCGGAACATCGCCATCGCGGCGCACGTCGATCACGGGAAGACGACACTGACGGACAACCTCCTCGCTGGGGCCGGGATGATCGCCGACGAGGGCGAGGCCACCAAGCTGATGATGGACACCGAGGAGGACGAACAGGAACGCGGAATCACCATCGACGCGGCGAACGTGTCGATGACACACGAGTACGAGGAGACGAACCACCTCGTCAACCTCATCGACACGCCGGGCCACGTCGACTTCGGCGGTGACGTGACCCGCGCGATGCGAGCGGTCGACGGGGCGCTCGTCGTCGTCGACGCCGTCGAGGGAGCGATGCCGCAGACAGAGACGGTGCTCCGGCAGTCCCTGCGAGAGGGTGTGAAGCCGGCACTGTTCATCAACAAGGTCGACCGCCTCATCAACGAGCTCCAGGAGGGGCCCCAGGAGATGCAACAGCGCCTCCAGGAAGTGATCAGCGACGTGAACGAGCTGATCCGGGGAATGACCGAGGAGGAAGACTACGACTGGACCGTCTCCGTCGAGGAGGGGACAGTCGCGTTCGGCTCCGCGCTGTACAAGTGGGGTGTGTCGCTCCCGTCGATGGAGCGGACCGGCATCTCCTTCGGCGAAGTGATGGAGATGGAACGGGACGACGACCGGCAGGGGCTCCACGAGCGGACCCCGTTGTCGGACGTGGTGTTGGACATGGTCGTCGAGCACTTCCCGGACCCGTTGGACGCCCAGCCGCGTCGTATCCCGCGTATCTGGCGGGGTGACGACACGCTGGACGTCTCCGAGAGCATGCAGCAGGTGGACCGTGACGGCGACACCGTCCTGATGGTGACGGACATCGAGATGGACCCCCACGCCGGTGAGGTCGCCATCGGCCGCGTGTTCTCCGGCACGGTGAAGAAGGGCGACGAGCTGTACGTCTCCGGCACGGCCGGCAAGAGCAGACTCCAGTCCGTCGGGATCTACATGGGCGGCGAGCGCGAGGAGCTCGATCGAGGCGTTCCGGCGGGCAACATCGCGGCCGTCACCGGGCTCGCGGACGCCATCGCCGGCTCCACCGTCTCCGACACGGAGATGACGCCGTTCGAGTCGATCGAGCACATCTCCGAGCCGGTGATCACGAAGAGCGTGGAGGCGACGAACATGGACGACCTGCCGAAGCTCATCGAGACGCTCCAACAGGTCGCCAAGGAGGACCCGACGATCCGGGTGGAGATCAACGAGGACACCGGCGAACACCTCATCTCCGGGCAGGGTGAGCTCCACTTGGAGGTCATCACCCAACGGATCCGCGACAACCAGGGTATCCCGGTCCACACCGGTGAGCCGATCGTCGTGTTCCGGGAGTCGCCACAGGGCGAGAGCGACGAGGTGGAGGGGATCTCCCCGAACCGTCACAACCGGTTCTACATCTCCGTCGAGCCGCTCGGTCAGGACGTCGTCGAGACGATCCAGCTGGGCGAGGCGACGATGGACATGCCCGAACTGGAACGCCGCGAGGCGCTCCAGGAGGCCGGCATGGACAAGGAGACCTCCCAGAACGTCGAGCACATCCACGGCACCAACGTGTTCATCGACGACACGAAGGGGATCCAGCACCTCAACGAGACGATGGAGCTCGTCGTCGAGGGGCTGGAGGAGGCGTTGAACGACGGGCCGCTGGCGAACGAACCGGTCCAGGGTTCGCTCGTCCGGCTCCACGACGCCCGGCTCCACGAGGACACGATCCACCGCGGTCCGGCGCAGGTGATCCCGGCCACCCGAGAGGCCGTCCACCGCGCGCTGATCGACGCGGAGATCATGATGCTGGAGCCGATCCAGGACGTGCGGATCGACGTGCCCAACGCCTACATGGGCGACGCCTCCGGCGAGATCCAGGGCCGCCGTGGCCGTGTCGACGACATGTACCAGGAGGGTGACCTGATGGTGATTGAGGGAATCGCCCCCGTCGAGGAGATGATCGGCTTCTCCTCGGACATCCGGTCTGCGACGGAGGGGCGCGCCTCCTGGAACACGGAGAACGCCGGCTTCCGCGTGATGTCCGACACGCTCCAGCGCGACCAGATCATGGACATCCGCGAGCGCAAGGGGATGAAGCAGGAGCTGCCCGAGAGCATCGACTACTTCTAA
- a CDS encoding DUF555 domain-containing protein: MDRRVVVEAAVPVYDVGSPDEAVRIAISKTGEMLNPDLNYVEIDMADRTSPGGEELPPAFIAADEALVALELEMTVFNVERDEHASRIARKEIGQRMENIPLKVVRVEEVADDGEPETEETDTGGTETVETTETAETTEAATAETATSDDDELLPEFEEMVEEESS; the protein is encoded by the coding sequence ATGGACCGCAGAGTTGTCGTGGAGGCCGCCGTGCCCGTGTACGACGTCGGGTCTCCCGACGAGGCCGTCCGGATCGCCATCTCGAAGACGGGTGAGATGCTGAACCCGGACCTCAACTACGTCGAGATCGACATGGCGGACCGCACCTCGCCCGGGGGCGAGGAGCTCCCGCCCGCGTTCATCGCGGCCGACGAGGCGCTGGTCGCCCTGGAGCTGGAGATGACAGTGTTCAACGTCGAACGAGACGAACACGCCTCGCGGATCGCCCGCAAGGAGATCGGCCAACGGATGGAGAACATCCCACTGAAAGTCGTCCGGGTCGAGGAGGTGGCCGACGACGGAGAGCCCGAGACAGAGGAGACGGACACCGGCGGGACGGAGACGGTGGAGACGACGGAGACAGCGGAGACGACGGAGGCGGCGACGGCAGAGACGGCGACGAGCGACGACGACGAACTCCTCCCGGAGTTCGAGGAGATGGTGGAAGAGGAGTCGTCGTGA
- a CDS encoding DUF1405 domain-containing protein, producing the protein MGPTDTVDSLSAPLAPLPERVETATLRLAWVVVGVNLLGTAFGFWHYRFQLSAAPLAAWPVVPDSPVATLLMAGSVASWKVGRDDDWLHALAFLGSLKYGLWVVYVQLVVNDVLVSGSLYQWFLLWSHLGMGLQALVVYRYATFDPRAVAVAVGWFGFNDVVDYFVPIGGDYYHTHFGPGLAGASSHAGSVHHLAAVGAVGLTALGTYLALAVRVRRLERRQEERRS; encoded by the coding sequence ATGGGACCGACAGACACAGTCGACAGCCTGTCCGCACCGCTCGCGCCGCTCCCGGAGCGAGTGGAGACGGCGACACTCAGGCTCGCCTGGGTGGTCGTCGGAGTGAACCTGCTGGGCACGGCGTTCGGCTTCTGGCACTACCGGTTCCAGCTGTCTGCGGCCCCGCTGGCGGCGTGGCCGGTGGTGCCGGACAGCCCGGTCGCCACGCTGCTCATGGCCGGGAGCGTGGCCTCTTGGAAGGTGGGCCGTGACGACGACTGGCTCCACGCGCTGGCCTTCCTCGGTAGCCTGAAGTACGGTCTCTGGGTGGTGTACGTCCAGCTCGTGGTCAACGACGTCCTCGTCTCGGGGAGCCTCTACCAGTGGTTCCTGTTGTGGAGTCACCTCGGGATGGGGCTCCAGGCGTTGGTCGTCTACCGGTACGCGACGTTCGACCCGCGGGCGGTCGCCGTCGCCGTCGGGTGGTTCGGGTTCAACGACGTCGTCGACTACTTCGTCCCGATCGGCGGCGACTACTACCACACCCACTTCGGACCCGGGCTGGCGGGCGCCAGCAGCCACGCGGGCTCGGTTCACCACCTGGCTGCGGTCGGGGCCGTCGGGCTGACGGCGCTGGGGACGTACCTGGCGCTGGCGGTTCGTGTCCGACGACTCGAACGTCGACAGGAAGAGAGACGATCGTGA
- a CDS encoding thiamine pyrophosphate-dependent enzyme, with amino-acid sequence MNRIIGERDLAETWFDSTDARAALRDLLRTRRFDERALALQRRGWMSGYPPFEGQEAAQVGAAHALRDADVAFPTYRSNALQIARGVPMSDVLLFRRGFPEYHSDHDERVFPQAVPIASQIPHAAGAGMYAAREDESWAALCCLGDGATSEGDFHEGLNFAGVFDAQTVFFCENNGWAISLPRQRQTASDTIAQKANAYGFDGVRVDGNDPLAVRETVTEALASARDGEPVLVEALTYRQGAHTTADDPSQYRDGEPDLPEWRLADPVERFRGWCLDQGIVDDDWIETTEAEVESEIETAVETAESVDRPEPEDMFEHVFAEATPHLDRQRDEVRAFTDEHDTYELER; translated from the coding sequence GTGAACCGGATCATCGGCGAGCGCGACCTGGCAGAGACGTGGTTCGACTCCACGGACGCCAGAGCAGCGCTGCGTGATCTCCTGCGGACGCGACGGTTCGACGAGCGTGCCCTCGCCCTCCAACGGCGGGGGTGGATGTCCGGCTACCCGCCGTTCGAGGGTCAGGAGGCGGCCCAGGTCGGGGCCGCCCACGCGCTGCGGGACGCGGACGTGGCGTTCCCGACGTACCGGTCGAACGCACTCCAGATCGCCCGCGGGGTCCCGATGTCCGACGTTCTCCTGTTCCGGCGGGGGTTCCCGGAGTACCACTCCGACCACGACGAACGAGTGTTCCCGCAGGCGGTGCCCATCGCCTCGCAGATTCCTCACGCCGCCGGCGCGGGAATGTACGCCGCTCGGGAAGACGAGTCGTGGGCAGCACTGTGTTGTCTCGGCGACGGTGCCACGAGCGAGGGGGACTTCCACGAGGGGTTGAACTTCGCGGGCGTGTTCGACGCCCAGACGGTGTTCTTCTGCGAGAACAACGGCTGGGCGATCTCGCTGCCGCGACAGCGCCAGACCGCGAGCGACACGATCGCCCAGAAGGCGAACGCCTACGGCTTCGACGGCGTCCGGGTGGACGGCAACGATCCGTTGGCCGTCCGCGAGACCGTGACGGAGGCGCTGGCGAGCGCGCGCGACGGCGAGCCGGTGCTCGTCGAGGCGCTCACCTACCGTCAGGGGGCACACACGACAGCCGACGACCCGAGCCAGTACCGCGACGGCGAGCCGGATCTCCCGGAGTGGCGACTGGCCGACCCGGTGGAACGCTTCCGGGGGTGGTGTCTCGATCAGGGGATCGTCGACGACGACTGGATCGAGACGACCGAAGCCGAGGTAGAGTCGGAGATAGAGACCGCGGTGGAGACGGCCGAGTCCGTCGACCGCCCGGAGCCGGAAGACATGTTCGAGCACGTGTTCGCGGAGGCGACGCCGCACCTCGACCGCCAGCGCGACGAGGTCCGCGCGTTCACCGACGAACACGACACGTACGAACTGGAGCGATAG
- a CDS encoding class II aldolase/adducin family protein codes for MSDDPTSGAESVAAAREAVVTYAPRLAELTPGRSGNLSVRVGDRVAVTPTGVAYDGFEPADVPVVSLDGEWTDGEMAPSSEVPMHTGIYREREVGAIVHAHAPAATTLSILGEPLPPIHYMLVAVGGEVPVADYAPFGTAELAANAVGAMAAADADAVILANHGLVVCGDDLEDAVENTVHVESSAGAYLRARSVGEPTTLSATDLADARDRFETYGQQPEE; via the coding sequence GTGAGCGACGACCCGACGAGCGGCGCCGAGAGCGTCGCGGCCGCCCGCGAGGCGGTCGTGACGTACGCCCCACGGCTGGCGGAACTGACGCCCGGCCGCAGCGGCAACCTCAGCGTCCGGGTCGGCGACCGGGTCGCCGTCACCCCGACCGGCGTCGCCTACGACGGGTTCGAGCCGGCGGACGTGCCGGTGGTCAGTCTGGACGGGGAGTGGACCGACGGCGAGATGGCGCCCTCTAGCGAGGTGCCGATGCACACCGGGATCTACCGGGAGCGAGAGGTGGGAGCAATTGTCCACGCCCACGCACCCGCCGCGACGACACTGTCGATCCTCGGCGAGCCGTTGCCGCCGATCCACTACATGCTCGTGGCCGTCGGCGGCGAGGTGCCGGTGGCGGACTACGCGCCGTTCGGGACGGCGGAGCTGGCGGCCAACGCCGTCGGCGCGATGGCGGCCGCGGACGCGGACGCGGTGATCCTGGCCAACCACGGGCTCGTCGTCTGTGGCGACGACCTCGAAGACGCCGTCGAGAACACCGTTCACGTAGAGTCGTCGGCGGGCGCGTACCTCCGTGCCCGGAGCGTCGGCGAGCCGACGACCCTGTCGGCGACGGACCTCGCGGACGCCCGCGACCGGTTCGAGACGTACGGTCAACAGCCCGAGGAGTGA
- a CDS encoding HAD family hydrolase, with translation MRYEAVLFDLDDTLYPYEPAATAGRTAAFERARTLGYEFDRETFETVYETGRREAKREVPAGAASHDRFAYFKRGLEEYTGEPRPGDAHALGEAYWDEFCETMAPFAELRPTLSALASAGTAVAVTTNLQTRTQLRKLSALGVGDAVDALVTSEEVGRDKPGSAMFTLPLARVDCRVGDAVVVGDNPAADVAGANALGIDTVLFDHAHAHGDGDAVDETLPETQHPDHYVDSFAAVREVVA, from the coding sequence ATGCGTTACGAGGCAGTGTTGTTCGATCTCGACGACACTCTCTACCCGTACGAGCCGGCCGCGACAGCCGGGCGGACGGCGGCGTTCGAGCGAGCCCGGACGCTCGGCTACGAGTTCGACCGCGAGACGTTCGAGACCGTCTACGAGACGGGCCGTCGGGAGGCGAAACGGGAGGTGCCGGCCGGCGCCGCGAGCCACGATCGGTTCGCCTACTTCAAGCGTGGGTTGGAGGAGTACACGGGCGAGCCGCGGCCGGGCGACGCCCACGCCCTCGGCGAGGCGTACTGGGACGAGTTCTGTGAGACGATGGCGCCGTTCGCCGAACTGCGGCCGACGCTGTCGGCGCTGGCGTCGGCCGGCACGGCCGTCGCCGTCACGACCAACCTCCAGACTCGGACACAGCTGCGGAAGCTGTCGGCGCTGGGGGTCGGCGACGCCGTAGACGCGCTCGTCACCTCCGAGGAGGTCGGCCGGGACAAGCCCGGCTCGGCGATGTTCACTCTCCCGTTGGCCCGAGTGGACTGTCGAGTCGGCGACGCGGTCGTCGTCGGCGACAACCCGGCAGCAGACGTCGCCGGGGCCAACGCCCTCGGGATCGACACCGTACTGTTCGACCACGCACACGCACACGGCGACGGGGACGCCGTCGACGAGACGCTGCCGGAGACCCAGCACCCGGACCACTACGTCGACTCCTTCGCCGCCGTCCGGGAGGTGGTGGCGTGA
- a CDS encoding DUF5781 family protein has protein sequence MDIRVRGTGPTDPFLGAASLLETEHDLALPVDVEIREHPDERTLAAHYDDRHVLKISRKAATSAMARELALHEFAHMVRYENDHPSHTQSTDEALFLALAGQSVERRKVTHCYQIANHMKDIYADDITLSVAPASKLVTFFESQLATALADRSGYTPSHGTDADTAETDPDISVVNAAFALAMVERHDLADDDHRIYELADALAGEAPGVDLDLFRERFASLAAEPSESDYRKELVDVTRAYAAESAAAGPGEPAAD, from the coding sequence ATGGACATCCGAGTGCGCGGGACCGGCCCGACCGACCCCTTTCTCGGCGCCGCCAGCCTGCTGGAGACGGAACACGACCTGGCGCTCCCGGTCGACGTAGAGATCAGGGAGCACCCGGACGAACGGACGCTGGCGGCCCACTACGACGACCGACACGTCCTGAAGATCTCCCGGAAAGCGGCGACGAGCGCGATGGCCCGCGAGCTCGCTCTCCACGAGTTCGCTCACATGGTCCGGTACGAGAACGACCACCCGTCACACACCCAGTCGACGGACGAGGCGTTGTTCCTCGCGTTGGCCGGCCAGTCCGTCGAGCGCCGGAAGGTGACCCACTGCTACCAGATCGCCAACCACATGAAGGACATCTACGCCGACGACATCACGCTCTCGGTCGCGCCGGCGTCGAAGCTCGTCACCTTCTTCGAGTCACAGCTGGCGACTGCGTTGGCCGACCGCTCCGGCTACACCCCGTCCCACGGGACGGACGCCGACACGGCGGAGACGGACCCGGACATCTCCGTCGTGAACGCCGCGTTCGCGCTGGCGATGGTGGAGCGACACGACCTCGCCGACGACGACCACCGGATCTACGAGCTCGCCGACGCGCTGGCGGGCGAAGCGCCCGGCGTGGACTTGGACCTGTTCCGCGAGCGGTTCGCGTCGCTGGCGGCGGAGCCGAGCGAGTCGGACTACCGGAAGGAGCTCGTCGACGTGACACGAGCGTACGCGGCGGAGTCGGCGGCGGCGGGGCCGGGAGAGCCGGCGGCGGACTGA
- the rpsJ gene encoding 30S ribosomal protein S10, with protein sequence MPGQQARVRLVGTSPEDLDEICGDVREIADKTGVALSGPIPLPTKTLEIPARKSPDGEGTATWEHWEMRVHKRLIDIDADERALRQLMRIQVPNDVNIEIVLED encoded by the coding sequence ATGCCCGGACAGCAGGCTCGCGTCCGACTGGTCGGAACCTCGCCGGAGGACCTCGACGAGATCTGTGGCGACGTGCGCGAGATCGCGGACAAGACCGGCGTCGCGCTGTCGGGACCGATCCCGTTGCCGACGAAGACGCTGGAGATCCCGGCTCGCAAGTCCCCGGACGGTGAGGGGACCGCGACCTGGGAGCACTGGGAGATGCGGGTCCACAAGCGGCTGATCGACATCGACGCGGACGAGCGGGCGCTCCGGCAGCTGATGCGGATTCAGGTGCCGAACGACGTGAACATCGAGATCGTCCTCGAGGACTGA
- the tuf gene encoding translation elongation factor EF-1 subunit alpha, producing MSDKPHQNLAIIGHVDHGKSTLVGRLLFETGSVPEHVIEQHREEAEEKGKGGFEFAYVMDNLAEERERGVTIDIAHQEFDTDEYYFTIVDCPGHRDFVKNMITGASQADNAVLVVAADDGVAPQTREHVFLARTLGIGELIIGVNKMDLVDYGETEFEQVKSEVQDLLKQVQFSSDNASFIPISAFEGDNVAEESDELSWFDGPTLLEALNNLPESEPPTDAPLRLPIQDVYTISGIGTVPVGRLETGEMTPGDNVSFQPSDIGGEVKTIEMHHEEVDYAGPGDNVGFNVRGVGKDDIRRGDVCGPADDPPSVAETFQAQVVVMQHPSVITEGYTPVFHAHTSQVACTIESLDQKIDPSSGEVEEKNPDFIKSGDAAVVTVRPQKPLSIEAASEIPELGSFAVRDMGQTIAAGQVLGVEER from the coding sequence ATGAGCGACAAACCACACCAGAACCTGGCCATCATCGGCCACGTCGACCACGGGAAGTCGACGCTCGTGGGCCGGCTCCTCTTCGAGACCGGGAGCGTCCCCGAGCACGTCATCGAGCAGCACCGAGAGGAAGCCGAGGAGAAGGGCAAGGGGGGCTTCGAGTTCGCCTACGTCATGGACAACCTCGCAGAGGAGCGTGAGCGCGGGGTCACCATCGACATCGCCCACCAGGAGTTCGACACCGACGAGTACTACTTCACCATCGTCGACTGTCCGGGCCACCGTGACTTCGTGAAGAACATGATCACGGGCGCCTCCCAGGCGGACAACGCCGTCCTCGTCGTTGCGGCCGACGACGGCGTCGCGCCCCAGACACGCGAGCACGTCTTCCTCGCTCGCACGCTGGGAATCGGCGAACTCATCATCGGCGTCAACAAGATGGACCTCGTCGACTACGGCGAGACGGAGTTCGAGCAGGTCAAGTCCGAGGTCCAGGACCTGCTGAAGCAGGTCCAGTTCAGCAGCGACAACGCCTCGTTCATTCCGATCTCGGCGTTCGAGGGCGACAACGTCGCCGAGGAGTCCGACGAGCTCTCGTGGTTCGACGGACCGACGCTGCTGGAGGCGCTGAACAATCTGCCGGAGTCGGAGCCGCCGACGGACGCCCCGCTTCGGCTGCCGATCCAGGACGTCTACACCATCTCCGGTATCGGGACCGTCCCGGTCGGGCGCCTGGAGACGGGCGAGATGACCCCGGGCGACAACGTCTCGTTCCAGCCGAGTGACATCGGCGGCGAGGTGAAGACGATCGAGATGCACCACGAGGAGGTCGACTACGCGGGCCCCGGCGACAACGTCGGGTTCAACGTCCGTGGCGTCGGCAAGGACGACATCCGTCGTGGCGACGTGTGTGGGCCGGCCGACGACCCGCCGTCCGTCGCCGAGACGTTCCAGGCGCAGGTCGTCGTCATGCAGCACCCGTCGGTCATCACCGAGGGGTACACGCCGGTGTTCCACGCCCACACGTCGCAGGTGGCGTGTACCATCGAGTCGCTCGACCAGAAGATCGACCCGTCCAGCGGCGAGGTCGAGGAGAAGAACCCGGACTTCATCAAGTCCGGCGACGCGGCGGTCGTCACCGTGCGACCGCAGAAGCCCCTCTCGATCGAGGCGGCAAGCGAGATTCCGGAGCTCGGCAGCTTCGCCGTGCGTGACATGGGTCAGACCATCGCGGCCGGCCAGGTCCTGGGCGTCGAAGAGCGATAG